Proteins from a single region of Thunnus albacares chromosome 14, fThuAlb1.1, whole genome shotgun sequence:
- the LOC122996765 gene encoding gap junction alpha-5 protein-like: protein MADWSLLGNFLEEVQEHSTSIGKVWLTILFIFRILVLGTAAESSWGDEQEDFDCDTEQPGCENVCYDQAFPIAHIRYWVLQIVFVSTPSLIYMGHAMHIVRREEKKRSREEEGGDGGGGEEDPGGGEGGGENHGRKGEKDEGKEKRESPITGRLRLRGALLQTYVLSILIRSIMEVVFLCLQYFLYGIFLNPLYVCKATPCPHSVNCYVSRPTEKNVFIVFMLAVSGVSLVLSVLELYHLAWRHCCRRLLFSRRTVTPANALPARQLSLSPPPPSTPPPDFNQCVTGSSHFLSLPFPNHRLADQQNSDNMATEKHKMANSAEDENFLQMNSYSPAWQKTGNGQIQDDEYLRADIGCYNPGSREISCPQIQNGGLYQKDKRRLSRTSGTSSRTRADDLAV from the exons ATGGCCGACTGGAGCCTGCTGGGAAACTTCCTTGAGGAAGTGCAAGAACACTCTACCTCCATTGGCAAG GTGTGGCTGACCATCCTGTTTATCTTCCGTATCCTGGTACTCGGGACGGCTGCTGAGTCATCGTGGGGTGACGAACAGGAAGATTTTGACTGTGACACTGAACAGCCCGGTTGCGAGAACGTCTGTTATGACCAAGCGTTCCCTATAGCGCATATACGATACTGG GTGCTCCAGATAGTGTTTGTGTCCACTCCCAGTCTGATCTACATGGGCCACGCCATGCACATCGTCcgcagagaggagaagaagaggagcagagaggaggaagggggagacgggggagggggagaggaggaccCGggagggggagaaggaggaggagagaatcacggaaggaaaggagagaaggacgaaggaaaggaaaaaagagaaagtccAATAACGGGTCGACTCCGTCTGAGGGGAGCGCTGCTGCAGACCTACGTTTTGAGTATACTGATACGAAGCATCATGGAG GTGGTGTTTCTTTGTCTCCAGTACTTCCTGTATGGGATCTTCCTCAATCCTCTGTATGTCTGcaag gccaCGCCGTGTCCACATTCAGTCAACTGTTATGTCTCCAGaccaacagagaaaaatgtcttcatagTGTTTATGTTGGCTGTGTCGGGGGTCTCTCTGGTCCTCAGTGTCCTGGAACTGTATCACCTGGCATGGAGACACTGCTGCAG GCGATTACTCTTCTCCAGGAGGACCGTCACTCCCGCCAATGCTTTGCCGGCTCGgcagctctctctgtctcctccgcCACCATCAACGCCACCTCCAGATTTCAACCAATGTGTGACTGGCTCCTCGCACTTCCTGTCACTCCCTTTCCCCAACCACCGCTTAGCTGACCAACAAAACTCAGACAACATGGCCACCGAGAAGCACAAAATGGCCAACTCTGCGGAAGACGAAAATTTCCTCCAGATGAACTCCTATTCGCCCGCATGGCAGAAGACCGGCAACGGTCAGATCCAAGACGACGAATACCTGAGGGCCGACATTGGCTGCTACAACCCTGGGAGCAGGGAGATCAGCTGCCCTCAGATCCAAAATGGAGGGCTCTATCAGAAAGACAAACGCAGATTAAGCAGAACCAGCGGAACGAGCAGCCGAACGAGAGCTGACGACCTTGCCGTTTAG